The Clostridium sporogenes genome contains a region encoding:
- a CDS encoding peptide MFS transporter, whose product MSQKEQKHPIGLSLVNISIALQSYAGYAVSSVLILFFTADINQNGLGLSVPKAASIIGLYQGVNYMGSLVGGYITDKWLGIQKSLALGSFLTACGYMVLFFAKPNIGSIWLGLIVLIIAGAFFKGQISTLVGSLYGKNELSKKDAAYSIFYMFINIGSFFGPIIAGLISDKWFAKVAADGEIAAYGYKYIFLMCAIVMIIVCALILILSPKWLGDVGKYPVSKTEAKKASSKSEEKVINKPLTHTEKNRIKAMIVMFLFVIIFWSAWYQTATSFSLLADKLVNRKFGGFTMPVPWLTSVNAIFCVVFSPILANIWVKLGNSKKGDLSVPTKMGLGLILAGASFITLILGISTLGGVTDGSKQMNILFIIVAYFLLTLGELCLSPIGMAMFNKLAPAKYGSLAMGAWYLSFFFSNLISGKLAGFTDTMGYTEIFGFIAGVVIIFGIILVLLRKGLLKLMSLDEFDN is encoded by the coding sequence ATGTCACAAAAAGAGCAAAAGCATCCTATAGGCCTTTCACTGGTAAATATATCTATAGCCCTCCAAAGCTATGCGGGATATGCAGTATCATCTGTATTAATATTATTCTTTACAGCTGATATCAATCAAAATGGCTTAGGATTAAGCGTGCCAAAAGCGGCTTCTATCATTGGTCTATATCAAGGCGTTAACTATATGGGTTCCCTTGTTGGGGGTTATATTACTGATAAATGGTTAGGAATTCAGAAGTCACTAGCACTAGGCTCCTTCCTAACCGCATGTGGATATATGGTACTATTCTTTGCAAAGCCAAATATTGGAAGCATATGGTTAGGACTCATTGTCTTGATTATAGCAGGTGCATTTTTTAAAGGACAAATTAGTACTCTTGTAGGCTCACTTTATGGGAAAAATGAATTATCAAAAAAAGATGCTGCCTACAGCATATTCTATATGTTTATAAATATTGGTTCCTTCTTTGGGCCTATAATTGCAGGTTTAATTTCTGATAAATGGTTCGCTAAAGTAGCCGCTGACGGTGAAATCGCAGCCTATGGTTATAAATATATTTTCCTTATGTGTGCTATTGTAATGATAATCGTATGTGCCTTGATTTTGATTTTATCTCCTAAATGGTTAGGAGATGTGGGAAAATACCCAGTATCAAAAACTGAAGCTAAAAAAGCTTCCTCAAAATCTGAAGAAAAAGTTATAAATAAACCTTTGACACATACAGAAAAGAACCGTATTAAAGCGATGATTGTCATGTTTCTATTTGTGATTATATTCTGGTCTGCATGGTACCAAACTGCTACATCTTTCTCTTTGCTCGCTGATAAACTAGTAAATAGAAAATTTGGTGGATTTACAATGCCTGTGCCTTGGCTTACTTCCGTTAATGCAATCTTTTGCGTAGTGTTTTCCCCAATACTAGCAAATATCTGGGTGAAACTTGGAAATAGCAAGAAAGGTGATTTATCAGTTCCTACTAAAATGGGACTTGGACTAATCTTAGCCGGGGCTTCCTTCATTACCTTGATCTTGGGTATTTCCACACTAGGCGGTGTAACAGATGGAAGTAAACAGATGAATATACTTTTTATCATTGTTGCTTACTTTTTATTAACATTGGGTGAACTTTGCCTCTCTCCAATAGGAATGGCTATGTTCAATAAACTAGCTCCTGCTAAATATGGATCATTAGCAATGGGAGCATGGTACTTAAGTTTCTTTTTTTCAAACTTAATTTCCGGAAAACTTGCAGGATTCACAGATACCATGGGATATACAGAGATCTTTGGATTCATAGCTGGTGTTGTAATCATATTTGGCATAATCCTGGTTTTATTGCGAAAAGGTTTGTTAAAATTGATGTCTTTAGATGAATTTGATAATTAA
- a CDS encoding DUF1599 domain-containing protein has product MMDKANKHKIICEELNKIYKIKNHDYGDSFGETYKKLGIISAVTRITDKVNRLQSLCTKDALVDESIKDTLIDLANYSIMTLIELEEEE; this is encoded by the coding sequence ATGATGGATAAAGCCAATAAACATAAAATTATATGTGAGGAACTTAATAAAATTTATAAAATTAAGAATCATGACTATGGGGACAGTTTTGGAGAAACCTATAAAAAATTAGGAATAATAAGTGCAGTAACTAGAATTACAGATAAAGTTAATAGGTTACAAAGCTTATGTACTAAGGATGCTCTAGTGGATGAATCTATAAAAGATACATTAATAGATTTAGCTAACTACAGCATTATGACTTTAATTGAGTTAGAAGAGGAAGAATAA
- a CDS encoding DUF1064 domain-containing protein, with the protein MLQKILNFKYELGSEFKKNGKTYRVITYVPDFLIYHFDTTEELIDVKGMITQ; encoded by the coding sequence TTGTTACAAAAGATTTTAAACTTTAAGTATGAGTTAGGATCAGAATTTAAGAAGAATGGAAAGACATATAGAGTTATAACATATGTACCAGATTTTTTAATATATCATTTTGATACTACAGAAGAATTAATAGATGTTAAGGGGATGATTACACAATAA
- a CDS encoding sulfide/dihydroorotate dehydrogenase-like FAD/NAD-binding protein, which produces MEYEIKDCIDAGSEYCPCHLAETGDCILCSQLSGKKFCDCINWKGVCIYQEFIWNGKKAKEERETYLGKIIGKDNIEDKTIVITIALSHKLCQQLVYPGSFVFLRNKNDFGFYDAPISIMEVNTEEDFIKVAIEIRGVKTKTIASLNINDDILVRGPFWNGVLGLKNVYRTKNGTSLLISRGIGQAPLVPVMKKLHSNGNRIISIIDNSGYENILIKNYLELYNAEVIELNTLKAGELTEELKNTLKNILDKEDINIIHCSAQDIIIYKLVEFLEGKVPISSSNNAKMCCGEGVCGTCTVRYKGHIVKRLCKVQTDPKYVFRERRLI; this is translated from the coding sequence ATGGAGTACGAAATAAAAGATTGTATAGATGCTGGTAGTGAATACTGCCCTTGTCATTTAGCTGAAACAGGAGATTGTATATTATGTTCTCAGTTATCCGGCAAAAAATTTTGTGATTGTATAAATTGGAAGGGTGTTTGTATATATCAAGAATTTATTTGGAACGGTAAAAAAGCTAAAGAAGAAAGAGAAACCTACTTAGGTAAAATTATAGGAAAAGATAACATAGAAGATAAAACTATAGTGATAACTATAGCATTAAGTCATAAATTATGCCAACAGTTAGTTTATCCAGGTAGTTTTGTATTTTTAAGAAATAAAAATGATTTTGGTTTTTACGATGCTCCTATTTCTATTATGGAAGTAAATACAGAAGAAGACTTTATCAAAGTTGCTATTGAAATTAGGGGGGTAAAAACTAAAACTATAGCTAGCTTAAATATAAATGATGATATTTTGGTTAGAGGTCCTTTCTGGAATGGAGTTTTAGGTCTTAAAAATGTTTATAGGACAAAAAATGGAACTAGCCTTTTAATATCAAGGGGTATCGGTCAAGCCCCTTTAGTACCTGTTATGAAAAAATTGCACTCTAATGGAAATAGAATAATATCTATAATAGATAATTCTGGTTATGAAAATATATTGATAAAAAACTATTTAGAATTATATAATGCAGAAGTTATAGAATTAAATACTTTAAAGGCTGGTGAACTTACAGAAGAATTAAAGAATACATTAAAAAATATCCTAGATAAAGAAGACATTAATATAATTCACTGCTCTGCTCAGGATATTATAATATATAAACTTGTAGAGTTTTTAGAAGGGAAAGTCCCAATATCTAGTTCTAATAATGCAAAAATGTGTTGTGGTGAAGGTGTTTGTGGTACTTGTACTGTAAGATACAAGGGACATATAGTTAAAAGATTATGTAAAGTACAAACAGATCCTAAATATGTATTTAGAGAAAGAAGACTTATTTAA
- a CDS encoding aspartyl-phosphate phosphatase Spo0E family protein, which translates to MSKEQLLLEKIEEARTLMNQLISEKSQLIDEDLVLLSQQLDTLLNEYNKFLSQNH; encoded by the coding sequence ATGTCAAAAGAGCAGTTATTATTAGAGAAAATAGAAGAAGCTAGAACATTAATGAACCAGCTAATAAGTGAAAAATCGCAGCTTATTGATGAAGATCTTGTACTATTAAGTCAACAATTAGACACATTACTTAATGAGTACAACAAATTCTTAAGCCAGAATCATTAA
- a CDS encoding phage-like protein produces the protein MQIITDALTNILGVVIIYLSTVAVQYFKQKRQALIKQMKNDQYNMYYNIAKSVFYAIEQEYRSMPKSGKDKAEKFNSMLMEKIPTLKQEDLDHFREAIVGEINTQIKQSKLLEPADPIINEEKQLPDSKENKIEN, from the coding sequence ATGCAAATAATTACAGATGCTCTTACAAATATTCTAGGAGTAGTTATTATATATTTAAGTACAGTAGCAGTACAATATTTTAAGCAAAAGAGACAAGCTTTAATAAAGCAAATGAAAAATGACCAATATAATATGTATTACAACATTGCTAAAAGTGTATTTTATGCAATAGAACAGGAATATAGATCTATGCCGAAAAGTGGTAAAGACAAAGCAGAGAAATTTAATAGTATGCTTATGGAAAAAATACCAACCTTAAAGCAAGAAGACTTAGATCATTTTAGAGAGGCCATTGTTGGAGAAATAAACACTCAAATAAAGCAATCAAAATTACTTGAACCAGCAGATCCAATAATTAATGAAGAAAAGCAGCTACCGGATTCTAAGGAAAATAAAATAGAAAACTAG
- a CDS encoding DUF4878 domain-containing protein, protein MESIFKKLMPVIFITLLSISLTGCSPKPDETVKGFFQALKQQDIQKASSFVKYNSSEKDLKIDKFDSKEQEKMMKAVLSKIDYSLGEVDKDGDSATAKVSVTSIDLGRISTKTINELLPTLMSQAFSQEKVDEKKQQDIVFQHMLNSINDPNAPKIKTDITIKLVKGDNGWFIEPDEQLANALTGNFYSAAKKLQAK, encoded by the coding sequence ATGGAATCTATTTTTAAAAAATTAATGCCAGTTATATTTATAACACTTTTATCTATTTCTTTAACTGGATGTAGTCCAAAACCAGATGAAACTGTTAAAGGTTTTTTTCAGGCGCTTAAACAACAAGATATTCAAAAGGCCTCTTCATTTGTAAAATATAATTCTTCTGAGAAAGATTTAAAGATTGATAAGTTTGATAGTAAAGAACAGGAAAAGATGATGAAGGCTGTTTTGTCCAAAATTGATTATTCTTTGGGTGAAGTAGATAAAGACGGTGATAGTGCTACAGCAAAGGTTTCTGTAACATCAATAGATTTAGGTAGAATAAGTACAAAAACAATTAATGAATTATTACCAACTTTGATGTCTCAAGCCTTTTCACAAGAAAAAGTGGATGAAAAAAAACAACAGGATATAGTTTTTCAACACATGTTAAATTCTATAAATGATCCAAATGCACCTAAAATAAAAACAGATATTACTATAAAACTAGTTAAAGGTGATAATGGATGGTTTATAGAGCCTGATGAACAATTGGCAAATGCACTAACTGGCAATTTTTATTCAGCAGCAAAAAAGTTACAAGCTAAATAA
- the msrB gene encoding peptide-methionine (R)-S-oxide reductase MsrB, with protein MDKNYTKKPKEKLKKILTPEEYYVTQENGTEEAYKNEYWDLNEEGIYVDITNGEPLFTSKDKFNSSCGWTAFSKPIDRKIIKESIDKGYGMIRTEVRSKNSDSHLGHVFCDGPEELGGLRYCINSASLKFIPKDKLQEEGYDEYLKLFK; from the coding sequence ATGGATAAAAATTATACTAAAAAGCCTAAAGAGAAATTAAAAAAGATACTAACACCAGAGGAGTATTATGTTACTCAAGAAAATGGAACGGAAGAAGCATATAAAAATGAGTATTGGGATTTAAATGAAGAAGGGATTTATGTAGATATAACCAATGGAGAGCCTTTATTTACTTCAAAAGATAAGTTTAATTCTTCATGTGGATGGACAGCATTTAGTAAGCCTATAGATAGAAAAATAATAAAAGAATCCATTGATAAAGGTTATGGAATGATTAGAACGGAAGTAAGAAGTAAAAATTCTGATTCTCACTTGGGTCATGTATTTTGTGATGGACCAGAAGAATTAGGGGGATTAAGATATTGTATTAATTCAGCTTCACTTAAATTTATTCCTAAAGACAAGCTTCAAGAAGAGGGATATGATGAATATTTAAAGCTGTTTAAATAA
- a CDS encoding superoxide dismutase, which yields MAHTLPNLNYDYNALEPHYDEKTLKIHHDIHHKAYVDGLNKAEQKLEEVRESGDFTLIKHWEKEIAFHGSGHILHTLFWENMTPNGKLNPEGSVIERIKQDFGDYEKFKKQFTEAAIAVEGSGWTILAWNPMFQKLVILQAEKHQNLTQWGVVPLLILDLWEHAYYLKYQNRRSEFINAWWNIVNWDIVNTRYDNVIK from the coding sequence ATGGCACATACTTTACCAAATTTAAATTATGATTATAATGCATTAGAACCTCATTATGATGAGAAGACTTTGAAAATTCATCATGATATTCATCATAAAGCTTATGTAGATGGATTAAATAAAGCAGAACAAAAGCTTGAAGAAGTTAGAGAATCAGGAGATTTTACTTTAATAAAACATTGGGAAAAGGAAATAGCTTTTCATGGATCCGGGCATATTTTACATACATTATTTTGGGAAAATATGACCCCTAATGGAAAGCTAAACCCTGAGGGATCTGTAATTGAAAGAATAAAACAAGATTTTGGGGACTATGAAAAATTTAAAAAACAATTTACTGAAGCTGCTATAGCAGTGGAAGGTTCAGGTTGGACTATTTTAGCATGGAATCCTATGTTTCAAAAATTAGTAATATTGCAGGCAGAAAAACATCAAAATTTAACTCAATGGGGAGTGGTTCCATTGCTAATTTTAGATTTATGGGAACATGCATATTATTTAAAATATCAAAATAGAAGGTCAGAGTTTATTAATGCTTGGTGGAATATTGTAAATTGGGATATAGTAAATACTAGATATGATAATGTTATAAAATAA
- a CDS encoding ABC transporter permease — protein sequence MLNIVICELKKFKRIWIPLIIGVFLVIQFSSVTLNTAVMKNADDLFTWVNLTVFSYGFLAAINMLIAYMFMWEFNNNTMLLMLTYKHKRWKVFVAKIISAILISLLLYIIEFLMLTLMNYISFRDTLTTAVMIKHLMITLKAFFFQMLMITVTASVAIVSKKIIVPVIYIGIQLVASFIFLSEPPIRAFIPFPLPVIPNLMLIRNHYKIIKDISIMPSQVIIATVMFVGGIAYGCWYINKMEVEQ from the coding sequence ATGTTAAATATTGTAATATGTGAACTAAAGAAGTTTAAAAGAATTTGGATCCCATTAATTATTGGAGTATTTCTTGTTATTCAATTTAGTTCAGTAACTTTAAATACAGCAGTTATGAAAAATGCAGATGACTTATTTACCTGGGTGAACTTAACGGTGTTTTCCTATGGTTTTCTTGCAGCTATAAATATGCTTATTGCTTATATGTTTATGTGGGAATTTAATAATAACACAATGCTACTTATGTTAACATATAAGCATAAAAGATGGAAGGTATTTGTGGCCAAAATTATTTCTGCAATATTAATATCTTTACTATTATATATTATAGAATTTCTTATGCTTACATTAATGAATTATATATCTTTTAGAGATACACTTACAACAGCGGTTATGATAAAACATTTAATGATAACCTTAAAAGCTTTTTTCTTTCAGATGCTTATGATTACGGTAACTGCATCTGTGGCAATTGTAAGTAAAAAGATAATTGTGCCAGTAATATATATTGGTATCCAGCTTGTAGCTAGTTTTATATTTTTAAGTGAACCACCCATTAGAGCATTTATACCATTTCCACTACCAGTAATACCTAATCTTATGCTAATACGAAATCATTATAAAATTATTAAAGATATTTCAATTATGCCAAGTCAGGTTATAATAGCTACTGTAATGTTTGTTGGAGGCATTGCATACGGATGTTGGTATATAAATAAAATGGAGGTAGAACAATAG
- a CDS encoding ABC transporter permease: MLDGLYSEFLKLKRTGYYITILLVGLICLQFSTMNKHMMSSLNWYGYFSKFEFIAFSIFFTLVIPNIIGIIFIREFRYKTAPIEFSYPNGRFGAFINKFLMSIIVIAIIYLMSYIFIVLKGIMFLKTPLSIAPLINHFKIFVISFIFQVALVPMAILVALMGKSTIISSVYSLALIIGNANYLLGNKYSDYIFSILPAVPVAKLRTPILEVPIPVNMVISNTDIYIGIFVFVLGILGCMLFYRKANIY, encoded by the coding sequence GTGCTTGATGGATTATATAGTGAGTTCTTAAAGTTAAAAAGAACGGGATATTATATTACTATTTTATTAGTGGGCTTAATTTGTTTACAGTTTAGTACAATGAATAAACATATGATGTCATCTCTAAATTGGTATGGATACTTTTCTAAATTTGAATTTATAGCTTTTAGTATATTTTTTACATTAGTGATCCCCAACATTATTGGGATTATATTTATTAGAGAATTCAGGTATAAAACAGCACCTATAGAATTTTCCTATCCTAATGGTAGATTTGGAGCTTTTATTAATAAATTTTTAATGAGCATAATAGTTATAGCTATTATTTATTTAATGAGTTACATTTTTATAGTTTTAAAAGGTATTATGTTTTTAAAAACTCCCTTAAGCATAGCACCTCTTATAAATCATTTTAAAATATTTGTTATTTCATTTATTTTTCAAGTGGCCCTGGTACCAATGGCAATTTTAGTAGCTTTAATGGGTAAAAGTACGATAATTTCATCAGTTTATTCTTTAGCACTAATAATAGGAAATGCAAATTATCTTTTAGGAAATAAGTATAGTGATTATATATTTTCAATTTTACCAGCAGTACCCGTTGCAAAGCTTAGAACACCTATATTAGAGGTTCCTATACCAGTAAATATGGTAATAAGCAATACTGATATATATATTGGTATTTTTGTATTTGTTTTAGGCATTTTAGGATGCATGTTATTTTATAGAAAAGCTAACATTTATTAA
- a CDS encoding ABC transporter ATP-binding protein has translation MENILQTYNLTRKYGTTAVVDNINMNIKKGEIYGFLGRNGAGKTTTLRMIMGLISPTKGEYELFGKKMGDREVFGRIGAIIETPGFYPNLTARENLDIHRRLMGIPNKEYVDEALQIVGLTNYDIKKKKVKKYSLGMKQRLGVARALLHKPELLILDEPTNGLDPVGIKEMRETLLDLNKKKEITILVSSHILGEIQQLATKIGIIHNGKLLEEIDYKSFEKKNRHYINLRVNNDKKAITILEKSMNIRDYEVIEPNKIRIYEMLDKSNDVAKKMISEGIDVYEVNVMNDTLEDYFVRLTGGGQGA, from the coding sequence ATGGAAAATATATTACAAACTTATAATCTTACAAGAAAATATGGTACTACAGCTGTAGTTGATAATATTAATATGAATATTAAAAAAGGAGAGATATACGGGTTTTTAGGAAGAAATGGGGCAGGAAAGACAACAACTTTGAGAATGATTATGGGACTTATTTCTCCAACAAAAGGGGAATATGAACTCTTTGGAAAGAAGATGGGAGATAGGGAGGTCTTTGGGCGAATAGGAGCTATAATTGAAACACCAGGCTTTTATCCAAACCTAACTGCAAGAGAGAATCTTGATATTCATAGAAGATTGATGGGAATTCCTAATAAGGAATATGTGGATGAAGCATTACAAATTGTGGGGCTTACTAATTATGATATTAAAAAGAAAAAGGTTAAGAAATATTCTTTAGGTATGAAACAAAGGTTGGGAGTTGCAAGGGCACTTTTACATAAACCAGAACTTCTTATATTAGATGAGCCAACTAATGGACTTGACCCAGTAGGAATTAAGGAAATGAGAGAGACGCTATTAGATCTTAATAAAAAGAAAGAAATAACAATACTTGTATCAAGTCATATACTTGGAGAAATACAACAACTCGCAACAAAGATTGGTATTATTCATAATGGAAAACTTTTAGAAGAGATTGATTACAAAAGTTTTGAGAAGAAGAATAGGCATTATATTAATTTAAGAGTTAATAATGATAAAAAAGCAATAACTATTTTAGAAAAATCAATGAATATCAGAGATTATGAAGTAATAGAGCCAAATAAAATTAGAATATACGAGATGCTTGATAAATCAAATGATGTTGCAAAAAAAATGATTTCAGAAGGAATAGATGTTTATGAAGTTAATGTTATGAATGATACTCTAGAGGATTATTTTGTAAGACTTACTGGAGGTGGACAAGGTGCTTGA
- a CDS encoding sensor histidine kinase — MNWLLIIIIIILSILLLNDKIKTKRITGKLEKILKENSRERIKFYNLSANNKELVREINIFLDKYESISIDNKNYKDHHQKMISNISHDIRTPLTALMGYVDLLSDNSVTKEKREEYVSIIKERGTALKDLMEEFFQVAKLECNDVDITIEKFNISEIVRKNIITFMNEINERNITPEINIGDEEIFALGDKNYMSRIITNLISNSLKYGYEGKVISIDLKEDNKWVILSIWDKGKGIDKNELPYIFDRLYTGEKSRNRNFQGSGLGLSIVKNMVQHMNGIITAKSIPYEKTIFTVKIPKDNS, encoded by the coding sequence ATGAATTGGTTATTAATAATTATTATAATAATATTATCTATACTATTATTAAATGATAAAATAAAAACTAAAAGGATTACTGGAAAATTAGAAAAAATTCTTAAAGAAAATTCAAGGGAAAGAATAAAGTTTTATAATTTAAGTGCAAATAATAAGGAACTTGTTAGAGAAATTAATATTTTTCTTGATAAATATGAGAGTATTTCTATTGATAATAAAAATTATAAGGATCATCACCAAAAAATGATTTCAAATATTTCTCATGATATAAGAACTCCACTTACTGCTCTTATGGGATATGTTGACCTTCTTTCAGACAATTCTGTTACAAAAGAAAAGAGAGAAGAATATGTTAGTATTATTAAAGAAAGAGGTACTGCTTTAAAAGATCTTATGGAAGAGTTTTTTCAAGTGGCAAAGCTTGAATGTAATGATGTGGACATAACTATTGAAAAATTTAATATATCCGAAATAGTAAGAAAGAATATAATTACTTTTATGAATGAAATAAATGAAAGAAATATAACACCTGAGATAAACATAGGTGATGAAGAGATTTTTGCTTTAGGGGATAAAAACTATATGAGTAGAATTATAACAAATCTAATTTCAAATAGTTTAAAATATGGGTATGAAGGAAAAGTTATTAGTATTGATTTAAAGGAAGATAATAAATGGGTAATTCTTAGCATATGGGATAAAGGAAAGGGCATTGATAAAAATGAACTTCCTTATATTTTTGATAGATTATACACTGGAGAAAAGTCTAGAAATAGAAATTTTCAAGGTAGTGGTCTTGGACTTAGTATAGTAAAAAATATGGTCCAGCATATGAATGGAATTATAACTGCAAAAAGCATACCCTATGAAAAAACAATATTTACAGTAAAAATTCCTAAAGATAATAGTTAA